AGCGAGGAGGACGGGCCGGTCTACCAGCTCCGCCGCTGGTACGAGCAGTTCTACGTCGACACCGCCGACGTCAAGGACGAGATGGTGCGCCGCTTCGAGTTCGAGATCGACACGACGCGGGCCAACGAGGCCTGGCGCGCCGAGGTCGCCGGGAACATCGCCAGGCGGGCGCAGGAGCAGGCAGAGGCACCGGAGCAGGAGGCCTGATGCGCGCCGTGGAGTGCGGGGCCTGCGGCAACCAGGTGCTGTGCGAGAAGTTCAGCCCCGCGCACACCGCCGTGCAGTGGACGGAGGAGGCCGCGGCGGTCTGCCCGAGCATCGCCGAGCGGGTCGCGGCCGGCGAGCCGTCGGCCCGGGTCCGGGTCTGCGCCGCGCTCCGCGACAGCATCGACGCCGCCGTCGCGGCGGGCGACCTGGAGGTGACGGGTGCCTGGTAGCCGTACGGTCCGGGTGGTGGAGGCGGTCCGCGAGACCGCCGACGCCGTCTCGCTGGTCCTCGACGCCGGCGGCGCCGAACTCCCGTACCGACCCGGTCAGTTCCTGACGGTACGGATTCCCGGCCGCGGCGCCCGCTGCTACTCGCTGGCCAGCTCCCCGCACACCGGGGAGCCGCCGCGGATCACCGTCAAGCGGGTGCCCGGCGGGGTCGGGTCGGGCTGGATGTGCGACGAGGTGGCGGTCGGCGACGAGCTGGAGGTGCTGCCGCCGGCCGGCACCTTCGGTCCCGCCGACCTCGACCGCGACCTGCTCCTGGTGGCGGGCGGCAGCGGCATCACGCCGGTGGTGTCGGTTGCCAAGTCGGCGCTGGCGGCGGGGCGGGCGCGGGTGGCCCTCGTGTACGCGAACCGCGACGAGCCGGCCGTCATCTTCCGCGACGAGCTGCGCGAGCTGGCCGAGGACTACCCGAGCCGCTTCACGCTGATCCACTGGCTGGAGTCGCTGCAGGGCCTGCCCACCGCCGACGCGCTCACCGCGACCGTCGCGCCGTACGCGGCCCGCGACACCTACCTGTGCGGGCCGGGCCCGCTGATGGACGCGGCGGAGGCGGCGGTACGGGCCACCGGCGGACGCACCGTCCGCCGCGAGCGGTACTTCTCCCTCGCCGACGACGTCTTCGACCGGCCGGCAGCCGCCGACACGCCGTCCGAGGACGCGCCCGCCTACACGGCCCGGGTCGTCCTGGACGGCGACGTCCACGCGATCCCCGGCGGTCGGGACGTCCCGCTCCTCGACGCCCTCCTCAAGGCCGGCGTCGACGCGCCGTACTCCTGCCGCGAGGGCGCCTGCGCGGCCTGCACCTGCCGGATCGTCGCGGGAGAGGTGAAGCTGCTGCGCAACGAGGTCCTGACGGACGCCGACCTCGCAGACGGCTACACCCTGGCCTGCCAGGCCGTCCCACTGAGCGACCACGTCGAGGTCACGTACGACGAGTGAGCGGCCGGACGCCGAACCGCCCGGACGACGCACGCGCGGCCCGGGCACCTGCTCCGCCCCGGTGGTCGGCCGTGCTGCGGCCGGCGGAGGGGCGGACGGCAGAGCGCCCCGCGACGAGCGGGTGCCGGCCCGTGCCGGTTCGGCTTCGGTGCCTCGGGCTCGGTGGTCGCCCGTGCTGCGGGCAGCGGAGGGGTGGACGTCGGAACCCCCGGGCGACGCGCGGGAGCCGGCCGGCGCCGGTTCGGCTTCGGTGGCTCCGGACCGGTGATCGGCCGTCCTGCGGCCGGCGCGCGGTGGGCCGCTGCTGCGGCTCCGATCGGGGCTGGCCCCGCGGCCCCGACCCTGGCCATGGCCTCCGGCCCCGACTCCGACCCCGGCCTCCAGCCCCGGCCCGGCCTCCAGCGCCCGGCCCGGCCTCCAGCCCCGGCCCGGCCTTCGGCCCCGGCCCGGCCCTTGGCCTCGGCCCGGCGCTCGGCCCCGGCCCGGCCCCCGGCCGGGATCCGCTCAGGCCGCCTTCCCGGCGCTCGCTACATCCACTCGCTGGTCCACAGCCAGCCCATCATCGTGTCCATCTCCTGCTCCGACATGTCCGGGGCGGGGAGCGACTCGGTGGGTGTCGGTCTGCGGGGTGGGCGGGTGGGGCCGAACAGGTCCTGCCAGACGGCGCGGGCGCAGGCCCGCACGGCGGGGGCGAGGCGTTCGAGCTCGCGGTGCGCGCCCCGGCCCGACACCGACACCGCGGCGATCGCCCGGCCCGCGCCGCGCAGCGGGGCCGCCACGCAGGACACCCCGCGGAAGGTCTCCTCCTCGTCGAAGGCCACGCCCCGGTCCCGGACCGCGGCCAGGCGCGAGCGGAGCTGCGCCGGCTGGACGACCGTACGGGGCGTGTGCGCCCGCAGTCGCGCCGCCAGGACCGACTCGACGACCCCCGGGTCCCCGAAGGCGAGCAGCGCCTTGCCGGCCGCCGTGGAGTGCGCGGGCATCCGCCCGCCGACCCGGGACGGGACGGCGGTGTCGGCGGAACCGCCGATCCGTTCCAGGCAGACGATCTCGGCGCCGTCGAGCACGTACAGGTGCACCAGGTGGCCGGTCGACTCGTGCAGCGCGTGCAGGCGCGGGAGCGCGGCCTGTCGCAGCCGGTTGTGGTGCGCGGCGAGCGCGCCGAGCTCCAGCATCCGCATGCCCATGCGGTAGTCCCGGCCCTCCCGGTCGAGCCAGCGCAGCTGGACCAGCTGGTCCAGGATGCGGTGCGCGGAGGAGCGGGGGAGGCCGGAGCGGCGGATCACCTCGGTGAGCGAGAGACGCGGCTCGGGCCCGTCGAAGGCGGCCAGCACCCGCGCCGCCTTCTCCAGGAGGGACGGGGCTGCCGTAGCGGGTGCCGGTACGCCGACGAGCTCAGCGGTCATGGACGTCTCCCCAGGTGACAGAGCGCCGCCGCGCCATCGCGACGTGTTTCCGTGACGTTTCGCAGACCCTGCCACGCCCGCCCGGCCGGCGGGAAGACACCTGCGCCACTTATTTCTAATAGAAACACCTGAAGATGTGTCATCTTCACCGTCCGCCGAACCGTCCGCCGAACCGTCCGCCGACCCGTCCCCCGGACCCACGCCCGGTCCGACGGGTTCCCGCTCAGCGGGAACCCCGTATGTCGGTCCGGAACACCTCGGGCGTACGGTCCAGCCACTTCCACTCCCCTTTCGAAGTAGAGAGGACACGCGATGAGCGACGCCACCGGAGCCGTCCTCGAGGCCGTCCGGGCCCTCGCCCCGGTCCTGCGCGAGCGGGCCGCCGAGGCCGAGGCCGCCCGAAAGGTCCCCGAGGCATCCATCGAGGACCTCGCCGGGACCGGCTTCTTCCAGCTGCTCCAGCCGCGCGCCTACGGCGGATTCGCCGCCGACCCCGCCGTGTTCTACACCGCCGTCAAGGAGATCGCGAAGGCCTGCGGCTCCACCGGCTGGGTCGCCTCCGTCGTCGGCGTCCACCCCTGGCACGTCGCCCTGTACGAGGCGAAGGCCCAGGAGGAGGTGTGGGGCGCCGACCCGGCCGCCCGGATCTGCTCCTCGTACGCGCCGACCGGCAAGGTCACCCCCGTCGACGGCGGCTTCGTCCTCGACGGCCGCTGGCACTTCTCCTCCGGCTGCGACCACACCGACTGGGCGCTGCTCGGCGGACTGGTCACCGACGCCGACGGCCGGCCCGTCGACATGCGCACCTTCCTCGTGCCGCGCGCCGAGTACCGGATCGACGATGTCTGGGACACCGTCGGCCTGCGCGGCTCCGGCTCCAACGACATCGTCTGTGAAGGCGTGTTCGTGCCCGAGCACCGGGCGCTCAGCTTCGGACCGGTCACCGCGCTCGACACGCCCGGCCAGCAGGTCAACCCCGAGCCGCTGTACCGCCTCCCGTACGCCTCGGTGTTCACCACCACCATCTCCACCCCGATCGTCAGCATCGCCGAGGGCGCCCACGAGGCGTACGCCGCCGCCACCCGCGAGCGGTTCCGCGTCTCGTACGGCCAGCAGGTCGCCCAGGACCCCTTCGCGCAGGTACGGATCGCCCGCGCCGCGAGCGACATCGACGCCGCCTGGCTCCAGCTCACCCGGAACATCGGTGAGTTGTACGAACTGGCCGGTCGCGGCGAGCCGCTCCCGATGGCGCTGCGCGCCCGGACCCGGCGCGACCAGGTGCTGGCCACCGAACGGGCCGTCGCCGCCGTCGACCTGCTGATGGAGAACGCCGGCGGCAGCGCGATGCGCACCGGCCCCAACCCCGTCCAGCGCGCCTGGCGCGACGTGCACACCGGCCGCGGTCACGCCGCCAACGACCCGGAACGAGCCCTCGCGCTCTACGGCCAGGCGGTGCTCGGTCTCGACATCCAGGACACGATGCTGTGATGAGCCTCGACTACGCGAACACCTCCCGCACCGCCAAGACCGCCGCCGGCCTCACCCTCCACTACCACGAGGCGGGCCCGGCCGACGCCCCCGTCGTGATCATGCTGCACGGCGGCGGCCCCGGCGCCTCCGCCTGGTCCAACTTCGGCGCCAACCTGCCCGTCTTCGCCGAGCACTTCCGCACCCTGCTGATCGACCAGCCCTGCTTCGGCCGCTCCGACAAGCCCGAACTCGACCGCGACTACTTCTCCTTCAGCGCCGCCGCGGTTGCCGGCCTGCTCGGCGAACTCGGCATCGAGAAGGCCCACTTCATCGGCAACTCGCTGGGCGGCGGCACCGCCGTCCGGATCGCCCTCGACCATCAGCACCTGGTCGACAAGCTGCTCCTGATGGGCCCCGGCGGGATCTCCGTCAACCTGTTCTCGGCCGACCCCACCGCGGGCATCAAGCAGCTCTTCGCCTTCAACTCCGCGCCCGAGCCCACCCGGGAGCTCATGCGGGCGTTCCTGCTGACCATGGCGTACGACCCGGCGATCGTCACCGACGCCTTCGTCGAGGAGCGCTACACCCAGGCCGTCGACCCGGACGCCCGCCTCGGCAGCGCCCGGATGGGCGCGGCGTTCGCCAACCCGGCCTGGCAGCAGGACACCATGCTCTGGCGCGAGGCCCACCGCATCACCCGGCCCACCCTGCTCACGTGGGGTCGCGAGGACCGCGTCAACCCGCTCGACGGCGCGCTCCTCGCGCTCAAGGCCATCCCCGACGCCCGGCTGCACGTCTTCCCGCACTGCGGCCACTGGGCGCAGACCGAGGCGTTCGACGCGTTCAACCGCCTCGCCCTGGACTTCTTCTCGCACTGACTCGCGCCTTCCGCGCGAACCGACCTGAACTGAGGACCCCCGCCATGGACATCCGCTCGCTCGGCTACCTCCGCATCGAGACCGCCAAGCTCGCCGACTGGCGCACCTACGCCCTCGACATCCTCGGCATGGTCGAGGGCGAGGGCTCGGACGACACCGTCCTGCACGCCCGCATCGACGACCGGATCCGCCGTTTCTCCTTCGTCGCCGGCGAGACCGACCGGCTTCTCGCGGCCGGCTTCGAGGTGCCGAACGCCCGCGCCCTGACCGAGGCCGCCGAGGAACTGGAGGCCCACGGCTTCCCCGTGAAGCACGCCGACGAGGCCACCCTCGCCGAGCGCCGCGTCCAGGGCCTCGTCCATGTCGAGGACCCTGCCGGCAACCCCCTGGAGATCTACTGGGGCCAGGCCCAGGACCACACCCCGCTCGGCACCCCGTACGGCAACCGCTTCGTCACCGGCGACCACCTCGGCCTCGGCCACGTCGTCCTGCCCGCCCCGGACATGGAGGCCGCCGTCTCCTTCTACGAGCACCTGCTCGGCTTCCAGCTCCGCGACCGGATGAAGCTGCCGCCGGTCGCCGTGCCCACCGGCGCGCCCGGCCACGACTTCTACTGGATGAACTTCCTCAGCCCCAACGCCCGCCACCACAGCGTCGGCCTCTACCCCGGCGCCCTGCCGCCCGGCATCGTCCACTTCATGGTCGAGACGGACTCCCTCGACGCCGTCGGCTACTGCCTGGACCGGATGAACGCGGCCGGCATCCCGATCGCCTCCACGCTCGGCCGGCACTCCAACGACCACATGGTCTCGTTCTACGCCCAGGGCCCCGGCGGCTTCCAGGTCGAGTACGGCTGGGACGGGCTGATCGTCGACCCGGCCACCTGGACCACGAAGGAGATCACCTCCGACAGCCTGTGGGGCCACCAGTGGAACGGCTGACCGATCGTCAGATGAAGCACGTCCTGGGCCACTTCGCCAGCGGCGTGACGGTCGTCGCCGCCGCCGGCGAGGACGGCCGGCCTGCGGGCCTGGCCGTGCAGTCCTTCGCCTCGCTCTCCCTCGCCCCGCCGCTCGTCCTGCTCTGCGTCGGGAAGAACTCCACCAGCTGGCCGAAGGTCGAGCGCGTCGGCCGGTTCGGGGTCTCGATCCTCGCCGAGGACCAGCGTGAGGTCTGTGCGGCGCTCGGCCGCCCCGGGCCCGGCAAGTTCGACGGCCTCGACTGGACGGCCACCGAGGACGGCGCCGTCCACATCGACGGCGCCCTCGCCACCCTCGACTGCGCGGTCCACGCCGTCCACGAGGCCGGCGACCACCTCGTCGTCACGGCCAGGGTGCACGCCCTCGACGCCCGCGAGGACGGCACGCCGCTGGTCTTCTACCGCAGCGACTACGCAACGGGGGTCTTCTCGTGACCGAGCACGTGACCGAACACGACTACGACGTCGTGGTCGTCGGCTCCGGCGCCGCCGGATTCGCCGCCGCGATCACCGCGCGGCTGCGCGGACTGACCGCCCTGGTCGTCGAGAAGACCGACCGGTACGGCGGCTCCTCCGCCCTGTCCGGCGGCGCGATCTGGGTCCCCGGCAACCTGCACCTCGACGCGGCCGGACTCGGCGACACGTACGAGAAGGCCCGCGCCTACCTCGACGCGACCGTCGGCGACCGGGTTCCGGCGGAGCGCAAGGACGCGTATCTGCGCCACGGGCCGCGCATGGTCCGGGAGTTCCACGAGCGCACCGAGGTCCGCTTCATGTACACCCCGGGCTACTCGGACTACTTCCCCGAGGCGCTCGGCGGCATGGCGCAGGGCCGCTCCATCGAACCCCAGATCATGGACCTCAAGCGGCTCGGCCCGCACGCGGCCACGATGCGCCGGGCCGGACTGCCCACGTACGGGCTGACCATGACGTCGTACGACTTCCGGTTCCTCAACATGGTCGGCCGCACCTGGGCCGGGAAGCGGCGGGCGCTGCGGGTCGGCCTGCGGGCCGTCGGGGCGCTCGCCGGCCGGCGCAAGCTGCTCTCGCTCGGCGAGGCGCTGATCGCACGGATGCGGTACTCGCTGGACCGGCTCGGCGGCGACCTGTGGCTGTCGGCGCCGGTGGCGGAACTGCTGACGGAGGACGGCCGGGTCACCGGAGTACGGCTCGATGACGGCCGGACCGTACGGGCCAGGAGCGGCGTCGTCCTCGCCTCCGGCGGCTTCTCGCACGACCAGGAGCTGCGCGAGAAGCACCTGCCCGCGCCCACCTCCACCGCCTGGACGCACGCCTCCGAGGGCCAGACCGGCGACGCGCTGCGGCTCGGCGAGGAACTGGGCGCGGCGACCGACCTGCTCGACAAGGTGTGGGGCGCGCCGTCGGTCTGCCCGCCCGGCGAGAAGCCGTTCTTCCTGGTCGCCGACCGGGGCATCCCCGGCATGGTGATCGTGAACGCGGCGGGGGAGCGGTACGCCAACGAGGCGGCGCCGTACCACGAGTTCGTGGACCGGATGTACGCCTGCGACCGGCCGGAGGCGACGACCGTTCCGTCCTGGCTGATCCTCGACGCCCGCTCGAAGGCCCGCTACATCTTCGCGGGCCTGTTCCCCGGGCAGCCGTTCCCGAAGGGCTGGAAGGACTTCGTGGTCGAGGCGGACACGCTCGCGGACCTGTCCCGCCGTATCGACGCCCCGGGCCTGGAGGCGGCGATCTCCCGCTTCAACGGCTTCGCCGAGGCGGGCAGGGACGAGGACTTCGGCCGCGGCGACTCGGTCTACGACCGCTACTACGGCGACCCGACGCTCAAGAACCCGAACCTCGCCCCGCTCGACAAGGGCCCGTTCTACGCGATCCCGGTCCACCCCGGCGACATCGGCACCAAGGGTGGCCTGGTCACCGACCCGGACGCCCGAGTCCTCCGCGAGGACGGCACCCCGATCCCCGGCCTGTACGCCGCCGGCAACTGCTCGGCGGCCGTCATGGGCGAGACGTACCCGGGCCCGGGCGCCACGATCGGCCCGGCGATGGCCTTCGCGTGGGCCGCGGTGAACACGATGGCGGAGGAACGCGACGCCGAGGCCGCCGGCTGACGCACGCCGTCACCTCGGCGTGGTCCACTCCAGGCGGGTGCGCAGGCGCGGGTCCTGGATGAATTCCAGGGCCGCCAGGGCCGTGTCGCGGGCGGCGCTCTCCGGGGGTTCGGTCGAAAGGAGCCGGACCAGGGTGTCTACCGCTCGGGGGTCCTGGCGGATCGCCAGGCCCCGGGCGGCCTCCGCCGCCGTGTCCTGATCGGGGTCCGCGAGGCGCGCCGCGAGCGCCTCGCGGACCGCCGCCGCGTCCCCCGGCACCTCCGCGAGCGCGAGCGTCGCCCAGTCCCGTACCCCCGAGTCCGCGTCGCGGCTCAGCGCCACCAGCGCGTCCACCGCGCGGGCGTCGCCCTCCGGCACCAGGCCGGTCACCGCCACCGCGACCCGGCGGCGCACCTCCGGGTCCGGATGGCCCGCGTGCCGCAGGATCTCCGGCAGCGCGGCCGGGTCCCCGAACTGGCCGAGCCCCGCCACCACCGCCTCCACCAGCGCACCGTCCCGTGCCTCCCGGGACAGCTCCCGCAGCAGCGGCAGCGACCGCGGCGCGAACTCCCGCAACTGGCCCAGCACGCTCGCCCCGAACGCCTGCCGCAGCTCGTCCCCGGCCGCCCCGCAGTACGCGGCCGCCGCCCGGAACGTCTCCTCGTCGCCGCGCCGCCACAGCGCCGCCACCGACTCCGTCCAGTCGTCCAGCTCGGGGTCCCCGCAGCGCAGCGCCCGCTCCGCCAGCTCCTCGAACGACGTCCGCAGCCCCAGCTCGCCCTCCAGGAGCGTGACGATCGCCGCGTGCCCGGTCTGCTGCTCGTTGCCCGGCCCCGGCGTGCCGTCCTCCCGCAGCAGCTCGACCACGACCGTGATCCCCCCGTCCTCCGGGATCCGTCGTACGACCGGTTCGTACTCCGTCCCGTACGTCTCCGTCAGCGACCGCAGCAGCCCCGCCTCGACGTCCGCGCCGAGCCATCCCCGCGCCTCGCGCAGCGCGTCCTCCACCGGCCCCGCGCCGAAGCCGAGCAGCGCCCGCACGCAGCCCGCCGAGCCGCGGCGGGCCGCCGCGATCAGCGGCGGCAGCCCGTCCGGCCCCGGCAGGTACGGGTCCGCGCCGTGCTCCAGGAGGGCCTGGACGGTGTCCGTGTGGCCCTGCCGGACCGCCCACGCCATCGCCGTGAAGCCGAACTCCTCCTGCCGGTCGGCCAGCGCGCCCGCCGCGAGGAGCGCCCGCACCACCTCGGTGTGCCCGCCGCACGCCGCCCCGCACAGCGGCAGGTCCGCGGCGTCCGGCCCGCTGCCGCGCTCCGGGTCGGCCCCCGCGGCCAGTAGGCTCCGGACCGCGCCCGGACGGTTCGCCACCGACGCCAGATAGAGGAGGGTCCCGCCGTCCTCGTCGGCCGTCTCGGCGGAGGCTCCCGCGCGCAGCAGCCGGACGAGGGCGTCGTCGTCCCCCGCGTGCACCGCCTCGAACAGATCGTCCATACACCGACCATCCCCCGCAAAGCCCCCCGGCGCCAAATCCGCGCGACGGACCCGCGTTACGGCTCGCAGTCCAGGACCGTCCCGCAGAGCCCGCACCGCGCCCGGATCCGCCGCCCCGTCGCCGGCACGCGGATCCGCTGATGGCAGGTCGGGCAGGGGAACGAGACCCGCAGCGAGCCCCCCGCGCCCTCGAAGGCGTACGGCGCGTCCGGCCCCGCCCGCCCGAGCCGGCGCTCCTTCACGTACCGGTGCCGGCGCGCCCAGCCCGCCCCGGCCAGCGGCGGCCTGCGCGCCTCGCGCAGCGCCCGCTCGCGGCCCCGCCCGTACGCCTCGTACGCCTGCGGGCTGGTGAACCAGGGGGAGGGGTCCTCGTCGAAGACCAGGGCCCGCAGTGCCAGTACGTACCCGAACTCCTCCGGCGTCAGATAGCCGAGCTTCTGGCTCGACATCCCGTCCTCGCGGAACGCGTCGAGCAACAGCCAGCCCGCGCCGAGGTACGTCGTCACCGTGTCGGTGAGCAGCTCGTTGTCCCGGTGGCCGGGGAAGCCGAGGTCGAGCCGGTGCAGCAGCACATGGGTGATCTCGTGGGCGAGCGCCGCGCCGATGTCCCGGCGGTGCCGCCGGAAGCGGTCGTTGAGCTCGACGAAGTACTCCGGGCCCGCCTCCAGTTCGACGGCCGCCGCGTGCTCCATCTCCCGGAAGCTCACGACCATCCGCGCCTCCGGCAGCCGCAGGTGCCGCACCAGCGTCCTTGCCACCCGTTGGGCCCCGAGGTGGAGGTCCTCGTCGTCGCCGAGGGCGATGTCCGCGGGGGCGACGCTGGCC
This sequence is a window from Streptomyces sp. HUAS YS2. Protein-coding genes within it:
- a CDS encoding ferredoxin--NADP reductase, translated to MPGSRTVRVVEAVRETADAVSLVLDAGGAELPYRPGQFLTVRIPGRGARCYSLASSPHTGEPPRITVKRVPGGVGSGWMCDEVAVGDELEVLPPAGTFGPADLDRDLLLVAGGSGITPVVSVAKSALAAGRARVALVYANRDEPAVIFRDELRELAEDYPSRFTLIHWLESLQGLPTADALTATVAPYAARDTYLCGPGPLMDAAEAAVRATGGRTVRRERYFSLADDVFDRPAAADTPSEDAPAYTARVVLDGDVHAIPGGRDVPLLDALLKAGVDAPYSCREGACAACTCRIVAGEVKLLRNEVLTDADLADGYTLACQAVPLSDHVEVTYDE
- a CDS encoding IclR family transcriptional regulator; this translates as MTAELVGVPAPATAAPSLLEKAARVLAAFDGPEPRLSLTEVIRRSGLPRSSAHRILDQLVQLRWLDREGRDYRMGMRMLELGALAAHHNRLRQAALPRLHALHESTGHLVHLYVLDGAEIVCLERIGGSADTAVPSRVGGRMPAHSTAAGKALLAFGDPGVVESVLAARLRAHTPRTVVQPAQLRSRLAAVRDRGVAFDEEETFRGVSCVAAPLRGAGRAIAAVSVSGRGAHRELERLAPAVRACARAVWQDLFGPTRPPRRPTPTESLPAPDMSEQEMDTMMGWLWTSEWM
- the hsaA gene encoding 3-hydroxy-9,10-secoandrosta-1,3,5(10)-triene-9,17-dione monooxygenase oxygenase subunit, coding for MSDATGAVLEAVRALAPVLRERAAEAEAARKVPEASIEDLAGTGFFQLLQPRAYGGFAADPAVFYTAVKEIAKACGSTGWVASVVGVHPWHVALYEAKAQEEVWGADPAARICSSYAPTGKVTPVDGGFVLDGRWHFSSGCDHTDWALLGGLVTDADGRPVDMRTFLVPRAEYRIDDVWDTVGLRGSGSNDIVCEGVFVPEHRALSFGPVTALDTPGQQVNPEPLYRLPYASVFTTTISTPIVSIAEGAHEAYAAATRERFRVSYGQQVAQDPFAQVRIARAASDIDAAWLQLTRNIGELYELAGRGEPLPMALRARTRRDQVLATERAVAAVDLLMENAGGSAMRTGPNPVQRAWRDVHTGRGHAANDPERALALYGQAVLGLDIQDTML
- the hsaD gene encoding 4,5:9,10-diseco-3-hydroxy-5,9,17-trioxoandrosta-1(10),2-diene-4-oate hydrolase; this encodes MSLDYANTSRTAKTAAGLTLHYHEAGPADAPVVIMLHGGGPGASAWSNFGANLPVFAEHFRTLLIDQPCFGRSDKPELDRDYFSFSAAAVAGLLGELGIEKAHFIGNSLGGGTAVRIALDHQHLVDKLLLMGPGGISVNLFSADPTAGIKQLFAFNSAPEPTRELMRAFLLTMAYDPAIVTDAFVEERYTQAVDPDARLGSARMGAAFANPAWQQDTMLWREAHRITRPTLLTWGREDRVNPLDGALLALKAIPDARLHVFPHCGHWAQTEAFDAFNRLALDFFSH
- a CDS encoding VOC family protein; this translates as MDIRSLGYLRIETAKLADWRTYALDILGMVEGEGSDDTVLHARIDDRIRRFSFVAGETDRLLAAGFEVPNARALTEAAEELEAHGFPVKHADEATLAERRVQGLVHVEDPAGNPLEIYWGQAQDHTPLGTPYGNRFVTGDHLGLGHVVLPAPDMEAAVSFYEHLLGFQLRDRMKLPPVAVPTGAPGHDFYWMNFLSPNARHHSVGLYPGALPPGIVHFMVETDSLDAVGYCLDRMNAAGIPIASTLGRHSNDHMVSFYAQGPGGFQVEYGWDGLIVDPATWTTKEITSDSLWGHQWNG
- a CDS encoding flavin reductase family protein gives rise to the protein MKHVLGHFASGVTVVAAAGEDGRPAGLAVQSFASLSLAPPLVLLCVGKNSTSWPKVERVGRFGVSILAEDQREVCAALGRPGPGKFDGLDWTATEDGAVHIDGALATLDCAVHAVHEAGDHLVVTARVHALDAREDGTPLVFYRSDYATGVFS
- a CDS encoding FAD-dependent oxidoreductase, which codes for MTEHVTEHDYDVVVVGSGAAGFAAAITARLRGLTALVVEKTDRYGGSSALSGGAIWVPGNLHLDAAGLGDTYEKARAYLDATVGDRVPAERKDAYLRHGPRMVREFHERTEVRFMYTPGYSDYFPEALGGMAQGRSIEPQIMDLKRLGPHAATMRRAGLPTYGLTMTSYDFRFLNMVGRTWAGKRRALRVGLRAVGALAGRRKLLSLGEALIARMRYSLDRLGGDLWLSAPVAELLTEDGRVTGVRLDDGRTVRARSGVVLASGGFSHDQELREKHLPAPTSTAWTHASEGQTGDALRLGEELGAATDLLDKVWGAPSVCPPGEKPFFLVADRGIPGMVIVNAAGERYANEAAPYHEFVDRMYACDRPEATTVPSWLILDARSKARYIFAGLFPGQPFPKGWKDFVVEADTLADLSRRIDAPGLEAAISRFNGFAEAGRDEDFGRGDSVYDRYYGDPTLKNPNLAPLDKGPFYAIPVHPGDIGTKGGLVTDPDARVLREDGTPIPGLYAAGNCSAAVMGETYPGPGATIGPAMAFAWAAVNTMAEERDAEAAG
- a CDS encoding ankyrin repeat domain-containing protein, with the translated sequence MDDLFEAVHAGDDDALVRLLRAGASAETADEDGGTLLYLASVANRPGAVRSLLAAGADPERGSGPDAADLPLCGAACGGHTEVVRALLAAGALADRQEEFGFTAMAWAVRQGHTDTVQALLEHGADPYLPGPDGLPPLIAAARRGSAGCVRALLGFGAGPVEDALREARGWLGADVEAGLLRSLTETYGTEYEPVVRRIPEDGGITVVVELLREDGTPGPGNEQQTGHAAIVTLLEGELGLRTSFEELAERALRCGDPELDDWTESVAALWRRGDEETFRAAAAYCGAAGDELRQAFGASVLGQLREFAPRSLPLLRELSREARDGALVEAVVAGLGQFGDPAALPEILRHAGHPDPEVRRRVAVAVTGLVPEGDARAVDALVALSRDADSGVRDWATLALAEVPGDAAAVREALAARLADPDQDTAAEAARGLAIRQDPRAVDTLVRLLSTEPPESAARDTALAALEFIQDPRLRTRLEWTTPR